Below is a window of Streptomyces sp. ITFR-16 DNA.
TGGCCGGCCGCTCGGGGCGGCGGCACGGGCGTGATCTTGCCCGGATAGCCTGCACGCCCAGAGGAGGCACACATGGCTGACGCCGGCACGGAGGAACGGGACGAGGAGTGGGCGCGCACCCGCGCCTGGGTGGAGAGCGGGCTCCCGGCGGGCGCGCGGATCGCCGGGGTGGAAGCGCTGCGCGGTGGCTGGACCTCGCGGATGCGGCGGCTGAGCGTGGAGGGCGGCGAGGGCCCCGACCGGCTGGTGCTGCGCTCGTTCGTCAAGCCGTTCTTCGTCCGGCACGCGCAGGGGCTGCTCACCCGCGAGGCCGATGTGCTGACCCGGCTCGGCGGTACGGACATCCCCGCCGCGTCCCTGCACGCGGTCGACGCGACGGCGGCGCACTGCGATCACCCCTCGCTGCTGATGTCCCTGCTGCCGGGCGGGGTGCGGCTGTCCGACGAAGGTGCCGGCCACCGGGCCGGACTGCTGGCCGCCCAGCTGGTCCGTATCCACGCCGTCGACGTCACGGCGGAGGACCGGCCCCGCGCGTACGAGGCGTGGACCGCGCCCGACCGGGTGCGGGTGCCGGAGGCCACCGCACGGCCCGGGCTCTGGCGGCGGGCGGTGGACGTGATCCGGCGCGACGCCCCCGCGTACCGCCCCCGCTTTCTGCACCGGGACTTCCATCCGGGCAACGTGCTGTTCGACGGGGAGGGCGAGCACGTCCGGATCACCGGTGTCGTCGACTGGGTGGAGACGTCCTGGGGGCCCGCCGACCTGGATGTGGCGCACTGCTCGACCGCGCTGGCCCTGCTGCACGGCGCCGCGAGCGGGATGGCGTTCGCCGACGCGTACACCGCCGCCGGCGGCCGGCCGGCCGAGGACCCCGCCGGCCATCTGTACTGGCGCCTGCTGGACGCGCTCGCCTTCGCCCCCGACGCGGAGAAGGTGGCGGTCCCCTGGCGCGAGCTGGGGCGGGACGACCTGACGCCCGAGCTGCTCGCCGGGCGGCTCGAGGAGTACATCGAGGCGCTGTTCACGCGGTACGGCTGAGCAGGGGCGCGGACAGACGGACGCCCGCGCCCCTCGCGGGTGCGAGGGACGCGGGCGGTTGCGTACGGGCCGGGCTCAGCCGAGGCCGCGGGCGTCCTGCTTGAGGGCGGTGTCCACGGTCAGGGCCGTCGCCACCACGAGGCTCAGCAGCGGCTCGGGCAGCTGGTAGTGGATCTGGAGGACGTAGTTGTCCGCCGTGGTGAACAGCGTCTTCGCGAGGCCTTCCCAGGTCTTGGTGATCCGGGCGATCTCGGCGTCGTTGTGGTCGACGATGGCGAAGTTCCAGGCGCGCCAGTTCTCGGCCTTGATCGCGCCGATCTGCTGACCGTCGACCATGATCGCGAAGTTGATCTTGCCGATGGCGTTCTGCTGGACGATCTCGCCGACCGGCTGCCCGTCGGGTCGCTGGACGATGACCTTGGACTTGATGAACTTCGCCGGACGGGTCAGCAGCAGCTGCGGCCGGCCGTGGGCGTCGCGGATCTCCAGACGGTGGGTCAGGTACTGGTCGATGCTGGTGAGGAACCGCAGCACCTTGCGGAAGGCGCCCTGGCCGACCTGGACGACCGAACCGATGGTGTTGCCGTGCTGGTCGAAGACGCTGTACTCGTTCGTCACCTCGATCAGCTTGGCCTTCTGGTTCACCACCAGGACCTGCTGATTGAAGAGCGAGCCACCGCCCGGGGCGCCCTGCTGCTGGGGCGGCACCCCCGGCTGCGGGTGCGGCTGCGCGGCGGGCTGCTGGGGAGCGGCCTGCTGCTGCGGCACCGGCGCCTGCGCGGGGGCCTGCGGCTGGGCGGGAGCCTGCGGCTGACCACCGGCCGGGTTGGTGTGCTCGGTCCACTGGGAACCGTCCCAGTAGCGCAGCAGCTGGGGCGCGCCGTGCGGATCCGGATACCAGCCCGCAGATACGTTCGAGTGCGTTGTCACCGGGGCACACTATCCCGCCTGGCCGAAACGCGTACCCCCTCCCCGGGGATCCACAGGTTCACGCCGTCCTGTACCCGAGTCCCGCACCTGACTCATTGAAGATTCACACACGCCGTACGATGTCCCGGGTGAAGAGGCTGAGCGAAGGCGCGGACCGGCTGCGGGGCACCCGCCCGCCGGTGGTGCTCGGCTGGCTGTTCGTCCTGCTGGCCCTCTTCTCGTGCTGCTCGCTCACCTCCGCGCACCCCGCTTCCGCCGGTCACGGCCGTGCCGCGTCGGCCGCGGTCCGGGCCGCTCCTGCGGCGCCCGCGCCGGCGGTGCAGCTCGTGATGATCGACGCCCCGGGCGACCACGGCCTGGGCAGCTCCTGCCACGGGACGGCGGAGCACTCGGCGCCGGTCGTGCTGCCCGCCCCGCCGGGCCCGGCCGCGCTCCCCTCCACGTCCGCCGCGGCTCCGGCGTACGCCCCCCTCACGGGCGGCACCGGCATTCGCGGTCCGTCCAACGAAGCCGTCGGCGACGTCGACCGGCTGCGCCTTCAGGTCCAACGGATCTAGGCCGGGCCCAGCACCCGCCCGCCCCCTCTCATCCGTTGTGCAGAACCGAAGGACCGAAGGACCCACCATGGCCTCCGCCAAGAAGCAGAACACCCCTGCCGCCGCCCGCCGCGCCAAGCTGGAGGAGGCCCGCCGCAAGGAGCGGGCCCGCGAGCGCCGCAGCCGGATCATCACGATCGGCGCGGCCGTGGTCGTCGTGGCCGGCCTCGTCGTGGGCGGCGGCTATCTGATGAACGCCGCCGACAAGAAGGACAAGGCCGAGACCGCCGCGAAGGTCTCTCCCGTCACGGGCGAGAAGAGCTGGGACAAGCTCACGCAGAACCATGTCGACAAGAAGGTCGACTACCCGATGAACCCGCCGGTCGGCGGCGACCACAACCCGGTGTGGATGAACTGCGACGCCGACGTCTACACGAAGGCGATACCGAAGGAGAACGCCGTGCACTCCCTGGAGCACGGCGCCGTCTGGGTCACGTACACCAGCAAGGCGAAGCCGGCCGACGTCAAGAAGCTCACCGAGCGGGTCTCGGCCACGCCGTACTCCCTGATGAGCCCGGTGGAGGACCAGGCCGCGCCGCTGATCCTCAGCGCCTGGGGCAAGCAGCTGACGGTGAAGAGCGCGACCGACCCGCGCGTGGCGCAGTTCTTCACCAAGTACGTCCAGGGCCCGCAGACCCCCGAGCCGGGCGCCGCCTGCACGGGCGGGATCGCCAAGTGACGTCCTCGGCGCGTGCGTCACGCCCCATGGTGGTGGCGGGCGCGGCGGTGCTGCTGCTGGCCCTCGGGCTGGTCGCGCTGATGCTCGTACGCCCCTCGTCCTCGGCGCCCGCCGCCGCCGGCACGTCGGCCTCCGCGCCGGCCGACTCCTCGGCCGACGTGGGCTTCGCGCGCGACATGTCCGTCCATCACCAGCAGGCCGTGGAGATGGCGTTCATCGTGCGGGACCGCACCTCCGACGAGGCGGTGCGCCGGCTCGCGTACGACATCATCAACACCCAGGCCAACCAGCGCGGCATGATGCTGGGCTGGCTGGAGATGTGGGGCCGGGCGAAGAGCTCCCCCGGGCCGCCCATGGCGTGGATGGGGCAC
It encodes the following:
- a CDS encoding aminoglycoside phosphotransferase family protein translates to MADAGTEERDEEWARTRAWVESGLPAGARIAGVEALRGGWTSRMRRLSVEGGEGPDRLVLRSFVKPFFVRHAQGLLTREADVLTRLGGTDIPAASLHAVDATAAHCDHPSLLMSLLPGGVRLSDEGAGHRAGLLAAQLVRIHAVDVTAEDRPRAYEAWTAPDRVRVPEATARPGLWRRAVDVIRRDAPAYRPRFLHRDFHPGNVLFDGEGEHVRITGVVDWVETSWGPADLDVAHCSTALALLHGAASGMAFADAYTAAGGRPAEDPAGHLYWRLLDALAFAPDAEKVAVPWRELGRDDLTPELLAGRLEEYIEALFTRYG
- a CDS encoding DUF305 domain-containing protein → MVVAGAAVLLLALGLVALMLVRPSSSAPAAAGTSASAPADSSADVGFARDMSVHHQQAVEMAFIVRDRTSDEAVRRLAYDIINTQANQRGMMLGWLEMWGRAKSSPGPPMAWMGHTVTPRGDGALMPGMATRAELDALRAAKGKDAEVLFLKLMTAHHRAGAEMAQAAAGAAGTDEIRNLAAGMVLGQRSEIALMADMFKERGATA
- a CDS encoding DUF3105 domain-containing protein, producing the protein MASAKKQNTPAAARRAKLEEARRKERARERRSRIITIGAAVVVVAGLVVGGGYLMNAADKKDKAETAAKVSPVTGEKSWDKLTQNHVDKKVDYPMNPPVGGDHNPVWMNCDADVYTKAIPKENAVHSLEHGAVWVTYTSKAKPADVKKLTERVSATPYSLMSPVEDQAAPLILSAWGKQLTVKSATDPRVAQFFTKYVQGPQTPEPGAACTGGIAK
- a CDS encoding phospholipid scramblase-related protein, which produces MTTHSNVSAGWYPDPHGAPQLLRYWDGSQWTEHTNPAGGQPQAPAQPQAPAQAPVPQQQAAPQQPAAQPHPQPGVPPQQQGAPGGGSLFNQQVLVVNQKAKLIEVTNEYSVFDQHGNTIGSVVQVGQGAFRKVLRFLTSIDQYLTHRLEIRDAHGRPQLLLTRPAKFIKSKVIVQRPDGQPVGEIVQQNAIGKINFAIMVDGQQIGAIKAENWRAWNFAIVDHNDAEIARITKTWEGLAKTLFTTADNYVLQIHYQLPEPLLSLVVATALTVDTALKQDARGLG